Genomic window (Lycium barbarum isolate Lr01 chromosome 2, ASM1917538v2, whole genome shotgun sequence):
tttcttcaagtgaaataTTATTTGATGTTTGGTTGCCAGGAAATAACTTAATTTCTTGAAAacgttttttcaaaaaaaaattccttcgtaTCGAACACACCCTATATTTTGTTCTTTCATGTCATGTCCATCAACTGAGCTCATATTAAATAAAAAGTTGCTTGTGCTATGTTAATTCTTTAGTTAGTTCAGTTCGCCCTTAAATTTTAAAAGGTAAAACTACCTTCCCAtctaaaattatttaaattattttccttttctttttctccttttgacGTGATAAACAATTTCGTTTGATTTCTAAATGAATGTGGTGGACAAGTGGAATAATGCACACCAATTTTGCATTCATCATTAATAACCCTCAATAAAAGCTCCCATGCTATCTTCTTCTTCCTGGAGTTGCAACAAATCCCAACGTCTGATATGTGCATGAGTTATTTTTTCCTTTAACATTTATAGCCATTTTGTTGAGCTTAACTGGAGAAACACGATCAGTGAGAATTCATATGGCCGACCCTAACTTATTTGGGACTAACGAAATTGTAACACTTATAGCCGTTTTCCTCGACAGACCAATCCAACTGCGCTGATGGATTTACTCACTGAAACTTATGGGATACTGCATAGATCTTGATAAGGGCCATGGAAGGCGGATCCCCAAGTATAAAATTGTTTCTTAGTCTTGAAGCATTTAATGCAATTTTGATGAAACTATAAAGTACTAAGAAACAGTAAAACTACCGGGAAACATGGCTACATTTCTGACCTTTAGACCCTTCGTTCAACTAAATtattcatagagcatacatttttGTAATTTAAAAATTGCTTTTCTAAATCTTGAATGCTGTGCTTATCACCTGACTAGGAATTTCTAACATGGTTACTACTAGTTTTATGTCAACCGGTCATTTAAATAGATTAACTTCCAATCTCGAGACTAGATTATTCTAAAAGTAAGAGAATAGTCTTTCTCTATGCTTCTCTTCTGCTAGTTAAGAAGATTCCTGTCGAGCAAAACGCATGAAAATGGAAGATCATCTCCAGTCATGCACTCAAAGCAAGAGCAAATGCTTCTCCACAAAATTCATCAGTATCTTAGTTTCCTCCTTGTTCCTGGTTATCATCCTTTTCCATACCCAGTATTCATCCCCTTTTGAGTTCTCTTTATCAGCAAGGTCCCAAATAAGGGCTTTTCTTTCCCAAGAAGATTACTCCGATGTCATCGAAACCATGAATGCAGAACTCAAAGACTCTGTAACTTTCCTCCCCCTCAAGGACCTTAGATTTGGAGAAACAGCCAGAGATGGCCACACCTGGTTTATGAGCTCCTTGAACGACATAGTCGAAGAAAATGAAACAGAACACTTATATTTCCCTTCCGAGGCATCCAAAGGTCGGCTTCTTTGCTTTAAAGGGCGGGATATTAGGGATGGCACAAAGAATTCATATGCTTTGGCATGGCGAGGAAGTCTTCCAGACTCAGCTATTCTACTGGAAGGCTTGACATTTGTATCGGACACATATTACAACCATGACAATCTTTGGCATGGAATCTGTGCCATGGCTCCTCTTGTAAGATGGTCAATGAAAAATGAGTGTTTAAAGCCAGAAAGATGGGTGCTATTCCACTGGGGAGAACTGAGATTTAAAATGGGCTATTGGGTTCAACAACTTATGCAAGCTAATTTCGGTGAAGTAAAG
Coding sequences:
- the LOC132629013 gene encoding uncharacterized protein LOC132629013, producing MEDHLQSCTQSKSKCFSTKFISILVSSLFLVIILFHTQYSSPFEFSLSARSQIRAFLSQEDYSDVIETMNAELKDSVTFLPLKDLRFGETARDGHTWFMSSLNDIVEENETEHLYFPSEASKGRLLCFKGRDIRDGTKNSYALAWRGSLPDSAILLEGLTFVSDTYYNHDNLWHGICAMAPLVRWSMKNECLKPERWVLFHWGELRFKMGYWVQQLMQANFGEVKVEGFDKGGVPYCFEKAIVMRHDLGQMKQENKLKAKVER